One Nocardioides oleivorans DNA segment encodes these proteins:
- a CDS encoding VWA domain-containing protein produces the protein MSLLDTHIGFVEALRSAGLSVSLAEGLDAIAALEQVRWHDRETVRGAYAATLVKRQPQRVTFDAVFDIYYPRLVGSGVAGDELPDEAGPRDTGPELARFRQALAAALASGDQQALQDLAVEAVARFGAMPGRGPGLSSWSAYTSLQRVSPAELLDRLVQGLLADGLDGDRAQRTAGRRIGDFTRMVEGDARRRIAEEKGPEHVADVTVRPTIDRLDFTAARRSDLEEMRREIYPLARRLAARLAKEQHAQRRGPLDVRRTVRASIATGGVPLTTYHRPKRPHRTDLVVLCDVSGSVANFAQFTLLLVFALREAFSGVRAFTFVDDVVEVTDTFRRGADVVEVMEALAPRISQAALFGRTNYGRALTRFAEQHGDAIGPRSSLLVLGDARSNYSDLALPVLSDLAGRARHAWWLNPEHPRHWGSGDSAADTYGEVVPMTECRNLAQLGEFVHGIV, from the coding sequence ATGAGCCTGCTCGACACCCACATCGGCTTCGTGGAGGCGCTGCGCTCCGCGGGCCTGTCGGTCTCGCTGGCCGAGGGGCTCGACGCGATCGCGGCGCTCGAGCAGGTGCGCTGGCACGACCGCGAGACCGTGCGGGGGGCGTACGCCGCCACGCTGGTCAAGCGGCAGCCGCAGCGGGTCACCTTCGACGCGGTCTTCGACATCTACTACCCGCGGCTGGTCGGCAGCGGCGTCGCCGGCGACGAGCTGCCGGACGAGGCCGGGCCCCGCGACACCGGCCCGGAGCTCGCCCGCTTCCGGCAGGCCCTCGCGGCGGCGCTCGCGTCCGGCGACCAGCAGGCGTTGCAGGACCTTGCAGTCGAGGCGGTCGCCCGCTTCGGCGCGATGCCCGGTCGCGGACCCGGCCTGTCGAGCTGGTCGGCGTACACCTCCCTCCAGCGCGTGTCGCCGGCCGAGCTGCTGGACCGGCTCGTGCAGGGGCTGCTCGCCGACGGACTGGACGGCGACCGCGCGCAGCGGACCGCCGGGCGCCGCATCGGCGACTTCACCCGGATGGTCGAGGGCGACGCCCGCCGCCGGATCGCGGAGGAGAAGGGCCCCGAGCACGTCGCCGACGTGACCGTCCGTCCCACGATCGACCGGCTCGACTTCACCGCCGCCCGCCGGAGCGACCTCGAGGAGATGCGCCGCGAGATCTACCCACTGGCGCGCAGGCTCGCGGCCCGGCTGGCCAAGGAGCAGCACGCCCAGCGTCGCGGCCCCCTCGACGTACGCCGCACGGTGCGCGCCTCGATCGCGACCGGCGGGGTCCCGCTGACGACGTACCACCGCCCGAAGCGCCCGCACCGCACCGACCTCGTCGTGCTGTGCGACGTCAGCGGCTCGGTGGCGAACTTCGCGCAGTTCACCCTGCTGCTCGTCTTCGCGCTCCGGGAGGCGTTCTCGGGGGTGCGCGCGTTCACCTTCGTCGACGACGTCGTGGAGGTCACCGACACCTTCCGCCGCGGAGCCGACGTGGTCGAGGTGATGGAGGCGCTCGCGCCGAGGATCTCGCAGGCGGCGCTCTTCGGGCGGACCAACTACGGACGCGCGCTCACCCGGTTCGCCGAGCAGCACGGCGACGCGATCGGCCCGCGGTCGTCACTGCTCGTGCTGGGCGACGCCCGGTCGAACTACAGCGACCTGGCGCTCCCCGTGCTGTCCGACCTCGCCGGTCGGGCGCGGCACGCGTGGTGGCTCAACCCCGAGCACCCGCGCCACTGGGGGTCGGGCGACAGCGCGGCGGACACCTACGGGGAGGTCGTGCCGATGACCGAGTGCCGCAACCTCGCCCAGCTCGGCGAGTTCGTGCACGGGATCGTCTGA